One region of Pseudomonas alvandae genomic DNA includes:
- a CDS encoding CheR family methyltransferase produces MSTDTCRERTVNSMALTDREFGQFQSWLYQAAGINLSPAKKALVAGRLFKRLKHYELDSYGEYFKLIMSGQRSDELQVALDLLTTNETYFFREPKHFDFLRDHVLPHATPGKTFRLWSAASSSGEEPYSLAMTLAESLGTTPWEVIGSDISTQVLAKARSGHYPMERARNLPHSLLVKYCLKGTGSQQGTLLIDRALRNRVNFIQVNLNDTLPELGEFDVIFLRNVMIYFDQPTKSKVVARLLPRLKRGGYFIVSHSESLNGVSDALKLVAPSIYRKP; encoded by the coding sequence ATGAGCACAGACACTTGCAGGGAACGCACGGTGAATTCGATGGCGCTCACCGACCGGGAGTTCGGCCAGTTCCAATCCTGGTTGTACCAGGCGGCTGGCATCAACCTGTCGCCGGCTAAGAAAGCCCTGGTGGCCGGGCGTTTGTTCAAGCGCCTCAAGCACTACGAGCTGGACAGCTACGGCGAGTATTTCAAGCTGATCATGAGCGGCCAGCGCAGCGACGAATTGCAAGTGGCGCTGGACCTGCTCACGACCAACGAAACCTATTTTTTCCGTGAGCCCAAGCACTTCGACTTCCTTCGCGATCACGTGCTGCCCCATGCGACGCCGGGCAAGACCTTTCGCCTGTGGAGTGCGGCCAGTTCGTCGGGCGAGGAACCCTATAGCCTCGCCATGACCCTGGCCGAAAGCCTGGGCACCACGCCCTGGGAAGTCATCGGTTCGGACATCAGCACGCAAGTGTTGGCGAAAGCCCGTTCGGGGCATTACCCGATGGAGCGCGCCCGCAACCTGCCCCATTCGCTGCTGGTGAAATATTGCCTCAAGGGCACCGGCAGCCAGCAGGGCACCTTGCTGATCGACCGGGCGTTGCGCAACCGGGTCAACTTCATCCAGGTCAACCTCAACGACACCCTTCCGGAGCTGGGGGAGTTCGACGTGATTTTCCTGCGCAACGTGATGATCTATTTCGACCAGCCCACAAAAAGCAAAGTGGTCGCCCGGCTCCTCCCGCGGCTCAAGCGCGGCGGGTATTTCATCGTCAGCCATTCGGAGAGCCTCAACGGTGTTTCCGACGCGTTGAAGCTGGTGGCCCCTTCGATTTATCGCAAGCCATGA
- a CDS encoding HvfA family oxazolone/thioamide-modified RiPP metallophore, with the protein MTRTKNSSTARLALAALALSGGLSLAQSAFAVEALPQGYQLASAEKTSEGKCGEGKCGAAESSKKVTAAEGKCGEGKCGDASFARTDTDDDDRVSLKEFLSVAPTQQAEFEKMDSNHDGYLSEAETYKYRTGQYTANGKKVPTELFTRMSQAKE; encoded by the coding sequence ATGACCCGTACAAAAAATTCCAGCACCGCTCGCCTCGCCCTCGCCGCCCTCGCCCTGTCCGGTGGCTTGAGCCTGGCCCAGTCCGCTTTCGCCGTGGAAGCACTGCCCCAGGGGTATCAATTGGCCTCGGCGGAAAAGACCTCTGAAGGCAAATGCGGTGAAGGCAAATGCGGTGCCGCCGAATCGAGCAAGAAAGTCACTGCTGCCGAAGGCAAGTGCGGCGAAGGCAAATGTGGCGACGCCTCCTTCGCTCGCACTGACACCGACGATGACGATCGCGTCTCGCTGAAGGAATTCCTCAGCGTCGCGCCGACCCAGCAAGCCGAGTTCGAAAAGATGGACAGCAATCACGACGGCTACCTGTCCGAGGCCGAAACCTACAAATACCGCACCGGCCAATACACGGCCAACGGCAAGAAAGTGCCAACAGAGCTGTTCACCCGCATGAGCCAAGCCAAGGAATAA
- a CDS encoding protein-glutamate methylesterase/protein-glutamine glutaminase, translated as MSGKKINVLLVDDSAVVRQVLMAILSDTPDINVIGAASDPIFAMDKLAKEWPDVIVLDVEMPRMDGITFLKKIMSERPTPVVICSSLTPKGAETTLQAMAAGAVEIITKPTSGLKNFLLDSAPELVSAIRAAAQVNVRNLGKRTAPAAPLTPATKLTADAMLPAANGHAMAQTTERIVAMGTSTGGTQALEAVLTALPRVCPGIVIVQHMPEKFTASFAARLNSLCQIEVREAKNNDRIHPGLALIAPGGKHMMVTRSGAFYHVQVVDGPLVNRHRPSVDVLFRSVAKFAGRNATGIIMTGMGDDGARGLKEMLDAGSATVAQDEASCVVFGMPKEAIKLNAAQRVMPLLEIAQVILHR; from the coding sequence ATGTCAGGCAAAAAAATTAACGTATTGCTGGTGGATGACTCCGCCGTGGTCCGCCAGGTGTTGATGGCCATACTCAGTGACACCCCGGACATCAATGTCATCGGCGCCGCGTCCGACCCGATTTTCGCCATGGACAAACTGGCGAAGGAATGGCCCGACGTAATCGTGCTGGACGTAGAGATGCCGCGTATGGATGGCATCACGTTCCTGAAAAAAATCATGAGCGAACGGCCGACCCCGGTGGTGATCTGCTCGTCGCTGACGCCCAAGGGCGCGGAAACCACCCTGCAAGCCATGGCCGCCGGCGCGGTGGAGATCATCACCAAGCCCACCAGCGGCTTGAAGAACTTCCTGTTGGACTCGGCACCGGAACTGGTCTCGGCCATCCGCGCCGCCGCCCAGGTCAATGTGCGCAACCTGGGCAAACGCACTGCCCCGGCGGCCCCGCTGACGCCCGCGACCAAACTCACCGCCGACGCCATGTTGCCTGCCGCCAACGGCCACGCCATGGCCCAGACCACCGAGCGCATCGTCGCCATGGGCACGTCCACCGGCGGCACCCAGGCGCTCGAAGCGGTGCTGACTGCCCTGCCACGCGTGTGTCCGGGCATCGTCATCGTCCAGCACATGCCGGAAAAATTCACCGCGTCCTTTGCCGCCCGGCTCAACAGCCTGTGCCAGATCGAAGTGCGCGAAGCGAAGAACAACGACCGCATCCACCCTGGCCTGGCGCTCATTGCCCCGGGCGGCAAACACATGATGGTGACCCGCAGCGGCGCGTTCTATCACGTGCAGGTGGTGGACGGCCCGCTGGTCAATCGCCATCGCCCTTCAGTGGATGTGCTGTTCCGCTCGGTCGCCAAGTTCGCCGGCCGTAACGCCACGGGCATCATCATGACCGGCATGGGCGACGACGGCGCCCGCGGCCTGAAGGAAATGCTCGACGCCGGCAGCGCCACCGTCGCCCAGGACGAAGCCAGTTGCGTGGTGTTTGGCATGCCCAAGGAAGCGATCAAGCTCAACGCCGCGCAACGGGTGATGCCGCTGCTGGAGATTGCGCAGGTGATCTTGCATCGCTGA
- a CDS encoding chemotaxis protein CheW produces the protein MGAIATTRQTASAVEEEAQYLTFMLGTEMFAIGILCIKEIIEYGNLTVVPMMPAFVRGVINLRGAVVPVVDLSARFGRPNSTISRRSCVVIIEAASADGLAQDIGLLVDTVSAVLEIPASQIEPPPSFGAKIRADFISGMAKVDGKFVIVLEVDRVLSIDEMSELAQASPAALEAPDS, from the coding sequence ATGGGCGCCATCGCGACCACACGTCAGACCGCCAGCGCGGTCGAGGAAGAAGCGCAGTACCTGACGTTCATGCTCGGCACGGAGATGTTCGCCATCGGCATCCTGTGCATCAAGGAAATCATCGAATACGGCAATCTCACCGTCGTGCCGATGATGCCGGCCTTCGTCCGCGGGGTGATCAACCTGCGCGGCGCGGTCGTGCCGGTGGTGGATCTGTCGGCCCGTTTCGGCCGGCCGAACTCCACCATCAGCCGTCGCAGTTGCGTGGTGATCATCGAGGCCGCCAGTGCCGATGGGCTGGCCCAGGACATTGGCCTGCTGGTGGACACGGTGTCGGCGGTGCTGGAAATCCCGGCTTCGCAGATCGAGCCGCCACCGAGTTTCGGCGCGAAGATCCGCGCCGACTTCATCAGTGGCATGGCCAAGGTCGATGGCAAGTTCGTCATCGTCCTGGAAGTGGACCGGGTGCTGTCCATCGATGAGATGTCCGAACTCGCCCAGGCCAGCCCCGCCGCGTTGGAAGCGCCAGACTCATGA
- a CDS encoding chemotaxis protein CheA codes for MSINLDQAQQTFIVEAREQLQAMEESLLQLENDPGDDDAIGAIFRAAHTIKGSAGLFGLEPIVSFTHIVEDVLDRLREGSVEVDPGLIAVLLKSGDHMLELIDVVANQGSTLQPPALAREMELCQILQEYQAPPTAAEPARKAEAEPTDTSEASLWHISLRFGQDVFRNGMDPLSFLRYLQTLGEIIEISTLTEALPAVEAWDAESCYLGFDIAFRSAAGYTAINEVFDFVREDCVIEIVAAQDVEAQANTGLVATSQPASDEGTAVVTTGELMPDQRKTPRMPAQVAPDRQAVTNENKAKDGAYVRVNADKLDELINLVGELVIASAGASLLARTCQNDPLQEATSSVSGLVEEILDGALRLRMIPIGETFNRFRRVVRDVSQELGKDIDLIISGAETELDKTVVEKIGDPLMHLLRNAMDHGIETAEARLAAGKPAKGHLHLNAYHDSGSIVLEIADDGAGLNRDRILEKAHERGLIAQGANLTDQEIYNLIFEPGFSTAQAVTNLSGRGVGMDVVKRNITLLRGTVDLDSQPGKGTVVRIRLPLTLAIINGFLVGIGQSTYVIPLDMVQECIELSEDDGIASREQGYLDLRGEVLPLVYLRDHFHHEGPASRRQNVVVVRYAELKAGLVVDDLLGEFQTVIKPLGKLFGALRGISGSTILGSGAVALILDVPALLTQIAQIENRYNSTPLQQANAR; via the coding sequence GTGAGCATCAATCTCGATCAGGCACAACAAACCTTCATCGTCGAGGCTCGGGAACAACTGCAGGCGATGGAAGAGTCGCTGCTGCAGTTGGAAAACGACCCCGGCGACGATGACGCCATCGGCGCGATTTTCCGGGCGGCCCACACGATCAAGGGCTCGGCCGGACTGTTCGGCCTGGAGCCGATCGTCAGTTTTACCCACATCGTCGAAGACGTCCTCGACCGCCTGCGCGAGGGCAGCGTCGAGGTAGACCCGGGCTTGATCGCGGTGCTGCTCAAGTCCGGCGATCACATGCTCGAGCTGATCGACGTGGTCGCCAACCAGGGCTCGACCTTGCAGCCCCCTGCCCTGGCGCGGGAAATGGAACTGTGCCAGATCCTGCAGGAATACCAGGCTCCGCCGACCGCAGCCGAACCGGCCCGCAAAGCAGAAGCCGAGCCGACCGATACATCCGAAGCGAGCCTCTGGCACATTTCCCTGCGCTTCGGCCAGGACGTATTCCGCAACGGCATGGACCCTTTGTCGTTCCTGCGCTACTTGCAAACCCTGGGTGAAATCATCGAGATCTCCACGCTCACCGAGGCGCTGCCGGCTGTCGAGGCCTGGGATGCCGAGTCCTGCTACCTGGGCTTCGACATCGCGTTTCGCTCCGCCGCCGGATACACCGCGATCAACGAAGTCTTCGATTTCGTGCGGGAAGACTGCGTGATCGAAATCGTCGCCGCCCAGGACGTCGAAGCCCAGGCGAATACCGGCCTGGTCGCGACGTCCCAGCCGGCGAGCGACGAAGGCACCGCCGTGGTCACCACGGGCGAGCTGATGCCGGACCAACGCAAGACCCCGCGCATGCCCGCCCAGGTCGCGCCTGACAGACAGGCCGTCACCAATGAAAACAAAGCCAAGGACGGTGCCTACGTCCGGGTCAATGCCGACAAACTCGACGAACTGATCAACCTCGTGGGTGAGCTGGTCATCGCCAGCGCCGGTGCCAGCCTGCTGGCCCGCACCTGCCAGAACGACCCGTTGCAGGAAGCCACCTCATCGGTGTCCGGGCTGGTGGAAGAGATTCTCGACGGTGCCTTGCGCCTGCGCATGATCCCCATCGGCGAAACCTTCAACCGCTTTCGCCGGGTGGTGCGCGATGTCAGCCAGGAACTGGGCAAGGACATCGACCTGATCATCAGCGGCGCGGAAACCGAGCTGGACAAGACCGTGGTGGAAAAGATCGGCGACCCGCTGATGCACCTGCTGCGCAACGCCATGGACCACGGCATCGAAACCGCCGAGGCACGGCTGGCGGCAGGCAAGCCGGCCAAGGGGCATCTGCACCTCAATGCCTACCACGACTCGGGCAGCATCGTGCTGGAAATCGCCGATGACGGCGCCGGCCTGAACCGCGACCGTATCCTGGAAAAAGCCCACGAACGTGGCCTGATCGCCCAGGGTGCGAACCTGACCGACCAGGAAATCTACAACCTGATTTTCGAACCGGGCTTCTCCACCGCCCAGGCCGTCACCAACCTTTCCGGGCGTGGCGTCGGCATGGACGTGGTCAAGCGCAACATCACGCTCTTGCGCGGCACGGTCGATTTGGACAGCCAGCCGGGCAAGGGCACCGTGGTGCGCATCCGCTTGCCGCTGACCCTGGCAATCATCAATGGCTTCCTGGTCGGCATCGGCCAGTCCACTTATGTCATTCCCCTGGACATGGTCCAGGAATGCATCGAGTTGAGCGAAGACGATGGCATCGCCAGTCGCGAACAAGGCTACCTCGACCTGCGGGGCGAAGTGCTCCCGCTGGTGTACCTGCGCGATCACTTCCACCACGAAGGCCCGGCCTCGCGCCGGCAGAACGTGGTGGTGGTGCGCTACGCCGAACTCAAGGCCGGGCTGGTGGTGGATGACCTGCTGGGTGAATTCCAGACCGTGATCAAACCCCTGGGCAAGCTGTTTGGCGCACTGCGCGGTATCAGCGGCTCGACCATCCTGGGCAGCGGCGCCGTGGCGTTGATTCTCGACGTACCGGCATTGCTGACCCAGATCGCACAGATAGAAAACCGCTACAACTCGACCCCATTACAACAAGCCAACGCTCGCTGA
- a CDS encoding HvfC family RiPP maturation protein, whose amino-acid sequence MPDQLLEQLNCMASYVRNPHQPPPPGLEARRLAVYRQLFIGSIEALLGASFPVIQQTLAPADWRWLVHDFYANYRCQTPLFTKLAGEFVTYLEQHTDLDDLPPWLPELAQHEWSESALLLSDAVEPSHNPFGDLIEGEPVVSNLVQARAYEWPVCDIGPDYQPGEKPAAPTLVLLQRRAGQVTFSRLAPLAYGLLVSLMEHRRSGREHLVALAEMAGVTVRELMPMGIAALEGFKAQGIVLGGRWG is encoded by the coding sequence ATGCCTGATCAACTGCTGGAACAACTCAACTGCATGGCCAGCTACGTGCGCAACCCCCACCAACCGCCACCCCCCGGGCTCGAAGCCCGCCGCCTGGCCGTCTACCGCCAACTGTTCATCGGCAGCATCGAAGCACTGCTGGGCGCCAGCTTCCCGGTCATCCAGCAAACCCTGGCGCCCGCCGACTGGCGATGGCTGGTCCACGACTTCTACGCCAACTACCGCTGCCAGACGCCGCTGTTCACAAAACTGGCCGGCGAGTTCGTCACCTACCTGGAACAACACACCGACCTGGACGACCTCCCGCCCTGGCTGCCCGAACTCGCCCAACACGAATGGAGCGAAAGCGCCCTATTGCTGAGTGATGCGGTGGAACCGTCGCACAACCCCTTCGGCGACCTGATCGAGGGCGAGCCCGTGGTGTCGAACCTTGTGCAAGCGCGTGCCTATGAATGGCCGGTCTGCGACATCGGGCCGGATTATCAACCGGGTGAAAAACCTGCGGCTCCGACGTTGGTCCTGCTACAGCGCCGCGCTGGGCAAGTGACATTTTCGCGCCTTGCGCCGCTGGCTTATGGGTTGTTGGTATCGCTGATGGAGCATCGGCGCAGTGGGCGGGAGCATCTGGTTGCGTTGGCTGAGATGGCTGGGGTGACGGTGCGGGAGTTGATGCCGATGGGGATAGCGGCACTTGAGGGGTTCAAGGCGCAGGGGATTGTGTTGGGGGGGCGTTGGGGGTGA
- a CDS encoding STAS domain-containing protein produces MPLLYEIEDDTAQVQIDGELTIYTAADLAAQLLPRLGATPAMALDLSQITEMDGAGLQLLLMIQREAPKAGTQLTVTDQSKAVTETLALCNLVA; encoded by the coding sequence ATGCCGCTGCTGTACGAAATAGAAGATGACACCGCGCAGGTGCAGATCGACGGCGAGCTGACGATCTACACCGCCGCCGACCTGGCCGCGCAATTGCTGCCACGGTTGGGGGCAACCCCAGCCATGGCGCTGGACCTGTCGCAGATCACCGAGATGGATGGCGCCGGCCTGCAACTGCTGCTGATGATTCAGCGCGAGGCACCCAAGGCCGGCACCCAACTGACGGTGACCGATCAAAGCAAAGCCGTCACGGAAACACTGGCCCTATGCAACCTGGTTGCCTAG
- the cheD gene encoding chemoreceptor glutamine deamidase CheD has protein sequence MSAAIKQVAEVYLGPGEFRFATCPTRLRTILGSCVAITLWHPERKIGGMCHFMLPSRVRCSTALNGLYADEAIELFVRKARAHHTEPEEYQLKLFGGGEMFPELQRHVPYGDVARLNVNAALEMAALYRLDLIAQDMGSTGHRSIIFDLCTGDVWVRHQPIRTLH, from the coding sequence ATGAGCGCCGCGATCAAGCAAGTCGCCGAGGTCTACCTGGGGCCGGGAGAGTTTCGCTTTGCGACCTGCCCGACCCGGCTGCGCACGATCCTCGGCTCTTGCGTGGCGATTACGCTCTGGCATCCAGAGCGCAAGATCGGCGGCATGTGCCACTTCATGTTGCCCAGCCGCGTGCGTTGTTCCACGGCGCTGAACGGGCTGTACGCCGATGAGGCCATCGAGCTGTTCGTCCGCAAGGCGCGGGCCCATCACACCGAGCCTGAGGAATACCAACTCAAGCTGTTCGGTGGCGGCGAGATGTTTCCCGAATTGCAACGCCATGTGCCCTACGGCGACGTGGCGCGGTTGAACGTCAACGCGGCACTGGAAATGGCGGCCCTCTATCGCCTGGACCTGATCGCCCAGGACATGGGCAGCACCGGCCACCGCAGTATCATTTTTGACCTTTGCACCGGCGACGTCTGGGTCAGGCACCAACCAATAAGGACCCTGCATTAA
- a CDS encoding HvfB family MNIO-type RiPP peptide maturase: MSTFTSPSGAGLGLRRALLGDLLEMAPGAVDFLECAPDNWIGVGGVYAEQLDRLAARHPITCHGLSLSLGGPQSLDLDLLRGTRRFLDRYAVAIYSEHLSYCSDSGHLYDLLPIPFTEESVHHVAARIRQAQNELGQRIAVENISYYAAPFQAMSEIDFINAVLVEADCDLLLDVNNLYVNAINHRYDAEKFLAALPAQRVTYLHVAGHYDEADDLKIDTHGAAVKPDVWTLLHQTYQRFGPVPTLLERDFNFPPLSELLAEVGQIKQLQQLACPVIPEARHA; the protein is encoded by the coding sequence ATGAGTACCTTCACTTCCCCCAGCGGCGCCGGGCTCGGCCTGCGCCGCGCCCTGCTTGGCGACCTGCTGGAGATGGCCCCGGGCGCCGTGGATTTCCTCGAGTGCGCCCCGGACAACTGGATTGGCGTCGGCGGCGTCTACGCCGAACAACTGGACCGACTGGCCGCACGGCACCCCATCACCTGCCATGGGCTGTCGCTGTCCCTCGGCGGTCCCCAATCCCTCGACCTCGACCTGCTGCGGGGCACACGTCGATTTCTCGATCGCTACGCCGTGGCGATCTACAGCGAACACCTGAGCTACTGCTCCGACAGCGGTCACCTCTACGACCTCTTGCCGATCCCCTTCACCGAAGAATCCGTCCACCACGTCGCCGCCCGCATACGCCAGGCCCAGAACGAGCTGGGCCAACGCATCGCCGTGGAAAACATCTCCTACTACGCCGCGCCCTTCCAGGCCATGAGCGAAATCGACTTTATCAACGCGGTGCTCGTGGAAGCCGACTGCGACCTGCTGCTGGACGTCAACAACCTCTACGTCAATGCCATCAATCACCGTTACGACGCCGAGAAGTTCCTGGCAGCCCTCCCTGCGCAACGCGTCACCTACCTGCACGTTGCCGGCCATTACGACGAAGCCGACGACCTGAAAATCGACACACATGGCGCCGCCGTCAAGCCAGACGTCTGGACGCTGCTGCACCAGACCTACCAACGATTCGGACCCGTACCGACGCTGCTGGAGCGCGACTTCAACTTCCCGCCCTTGTCGGAACTGCTCGCCGAAGTCGGGCAGATCAAACAGCTCCAGCAACTCGCCTGCCCGGTCATCCCGGAGGCCCGCCATGCCTGA
- a CDS encoding methyl-accepting chemotaxis protein, translating into MKWFYDLRIATKLITSFLAVLALTAVMGVFSIIQLGQVNHTALDIRENWMPSMRAASGMRFYAASYRLKENRHIAADSEQERITLEQEAEEAKKAFETRLDTYEKLLSSAEDRQAFETTRTDWAAYLAISKDLLALSRQNLTEQANAMLKGESKNRFDLVTGDLQKLVELNAAGADVASAHGTKLYENARLSIIAVLAVALLVGLGLALFISRIISRPLKQAAVVAEQLAEGNLNAKIEGGSKDETGMVLNAMQNMVGKLSHIIGEVRNAADNLASASEEVSATAQSMSQATSEQAASVEETSASIEQMSASINQNTENAKVTDGMASKAAKEATDGGESVQQTVVAMKKIAQRISIIDDIAYQTNLLALNAAIEAARAGEHGKGFAVVAAEVRKLAERSQVAAQEIGELSSSSVDMAEKAGNLLNEMVPSINKTSDLVQEISAASEEQAAGVAQINTAMTQLNQVTQQNASSSEELAATAEEMSSQAEQLQQAMSFFTLDTPPKSAVQAARVDNTPGPSSRKPGRAPAPVMPKAFAYNMASAPDESEFTRF; encoded by the coding sequence ATGAAATGGTTCTACGACCTTAGAATCGCCACCAAACTGATCACCTCGTTCCTCGCGGTGTTGGCGCTGACCGCCGTCATGGGCGTGTTCTCGATCATTCAGCTGGGCCAGGTCAACCACACCGCCCTCGACATTCGTGAAAACTGGATGCCATCCATGCGGGCGGCCTCGGGCATGCGCTTCTACGCGGCGAGCTATCGCCTCAAGGAGAATCGCCATATTGCCGCCGATTCCGAGCAGGAGCGCATCACCCTCGAGCAAGAAGCCGAAGAAGCAAAAAAGGCCTTCGAAACGCGCCTGGACACTTACGAAAAACTGCTTTCCAGCGCGGAAGATCGTCAGGCATTCGAAACTACCCGCACTGACTGGGCCGCCTATCTGGCGATCAGCAAGGACCTGCTGGCACTGTCCCGGCAGAACCTGACCGAGCAAGCCAACGCGATGCTCAAGGGCGAGTCCAAGAATCGGTTCGACCTGGTGACCGGCGACTTGCAGAAACTGGTCGAACTCAACGCCGCTGGGGCTGACGTCGCCAGTGCGCACGGCACCAAGCTGTATGAGAACGCGCGCCTGTCAATCATCGCCGTGCTGGCTGTTGCTTTGCTGGTGGGCCTGGGCCTGGCGCTGTTCATCTCGCGCATCATTTCCCGTCCGCTGAAACAAGCCGCCGTCGTTGCCGAACAACTGGCCGAAGGCAACCTGAACGCGAAGATCGAAGGTGGCTCGAAAGACGAAACCGGCATGGTGCTCAACGCCATGCAGAACATGGTCGGCAAGCTGTCGCACATCATCGGTGAAGTGCGCAACGCAGCGGACAACCTCGCCAGCGCTTCCGAAGAAGTCAGCGCCACCGCGCAGTCGATGAGCCAAGCCACCAGCGAACAGGCGGCCAGCGTCGAGGAAACCAGCGCGTCCATCGAGCAGATGAGCGCCAGCATCAACCAGAACACCGAGAACGCCAAGGTCACCGACGGCATGGCCAGCAAGGCCGCCAAGGAAGCCACCGACGGTGGCGAATCGGTGCAGCAGACCGTGGTGGCGATGAAGAAAATCGCCCAGCGCATCAGCATCATCGACGACATCGCCTACCAGACCAACCTGCTGGCGCTCAACGCCGCCATCGAAGCAGCCCGCGCCGGCGAACACGGCAAAGGCTTCGCGGTGGTCGCCGCCGAAGTCCGCAAACTGGCCGAGCGTAGCCAGGTCGCGGCACAGGAAATCGGCGAGCTGTCGTCCAGCAGCGTCGACATGGCCGAGAAGGCCGGCAACCTGCTCAACGAGATGGTTCCGTCCATCAACAAGACCTCGGACCTGGTCCAGGAAATCAGCGCCGCGTCCGAAGAACAGGCTGCTGGCGTGGCGCAGATCAACACCGCCATGACCCAGCTCAACCAAGTGACCCAGCAGAACGCCTCCAGCAGCGAAGAACTGGCCGCCACCGCCGAGGAGATGAGCAGCCAGGCCGAACAACTGCAGCAGGCCATGAGCTTCTTCACCTTGGACACGCCGCCGAAATCTGCCGTCCAGGCCGCTCGGGTCGATAACACCCCTGGCCCGTCCAGCCGTAAACCGGGCCGGGCACCGGCACCGGTGATGCCCAAGGCGTTTGCCTACAACATGGCCAGCGCACCGGACGAATCGGAATTCACCCGGTTCTGA
- a CDS encoding AAA family ATPase: MLKNLDLKEIGPAAELNLEFSPRLNFLTGDNGLGKSFVLDTAWWVLTRTWARGIKAVPGDDANKPSIGFSYTKSSNGSITDTSAFIRRTQSWPLKKGRPAIPGVVIYAGVDGSFSVWDPARNYWKNDEEGSVERPKSFDFTPEQVWKGLVTPDGVTHCVGLINDWVLWQRGQEPEFDSLTKVLEVLSPSEAERLTPGKPTRIGEDAHYLPSLKMPYGQDVALPLASAGMRRVCALAYLLVWTWHEHIKYSKKYGVKPAREIVFLIDEIECHLHPQWQRRIVPALLKVMSELTGIHKMPIQVIAATHSPLVLASAEPLYVLGKDGIIDFDLVGQNVEVKNLPFTRKGDVNGWLSSEIFNLQEPRSLEAERALTKALTLLRNLNNSAHDKIFTREEKDSIRDVDKELRESLSDVDRFWVRWSSFSDSALRKK, translated from the coding sequence ATGCTCAAAAACCTGGATCTGAAAGAGATCGGACCGGCCGCTGAGCTGAACCTTGAGTTTAGTCCTCGCCTGAATTTCCTGACTGGAGACAATGGGCTGGGCAAGAGCTTTGTTCTTGACACTGCTTGGTGGGTCCTAACCAGGACGTGGGCTCGGGGTATCAAAGCGGTACCTGGAGATGATGCTAACAAACCATCAATCGGCTTCTCCTACACTAAATCCAGCAACGGCAGCATCACTGATACCAGTGCATTCATACGCCGGACCCAGTCGTGGCCATTGAAGAAGGGACGCCCAGCGATTCCAGGTGTCGTTATTTACGCGGGTGTCGATGGCAGCTTTTCCGTGTGGGATCCAGCTCGGAACTACTGGAAAAACGATGAGGAAGGCAGCGTTGAACGCCCTAAAAGTTTCGACTTCACGCCCGAGCAAGTCTGGAAAGGACTGGTGACTCCAGATGGTGTGACGCATTGCGTTGGATTGATAAATGACTGGGTGCTTTGGCAACGCGGACAGGAACCGGAATTCGATAGCCTAACCAAGGTATTGGAGGTGCTTTCGCCAAGCGAGGCTGAGCGGCTCACTCCAGGAAAGCCCACTCGAATTGGCGAAGACGCCCACTATTTACCGTCACTAAAGATGCCTTACGGACAAGATGTGGCACTCCCCTTAGCCTCGGCGGGAATGCGTCGGGTTTGCGCCTTGGCTTACCTTTTGGTATGGACGTGGCACGAGCACATCAAATATTCGAAAAAATATGGCGTCAAACCCGCCCGAGAAATCGTCTTTCTGATCGATGAAATCGAGTGCCATCTGCACCCACAATGGCAGCGGAGAATCGTACCGGCGTTGTTGAAAGTAATGAGCGAACTGACTGGCATACATAAAATGCCAATCCAAGTGATTGCGGCCACGCATTCCCCGCTAGTACTAGCTTCGGCTGAGCCACTCTACGTTCTCGGCAAAGACGGCATTATCGACTTTGATCTCGTGGGACAAAATGTCGAAGTGAAAAACCTTCCTTTCACCCGCAAGGGCGACGTCAATGGTTGGCTATCTTCTGAAATTTTCAACCTGCAGGAACCACGCTCCCTCGAAGCTGAGCGGGCTTTAACAAAAGCTCTCACGCTATTACGGAACCTTAACAATAGCGCTCACGACAAAATATTTACGCGCGAAGAGAAAGACTCCATAAGGGACGTTGACAAGGAGCTACGCGAATCGTTGAGTGACGTCGACCGGTTCTGGGTGCGCTGGAGCAGCTTTAGTGACAGCGCCTTGAGGAAAAAATGA